GGtgaatttctaaataaattgaTAACATGCCATTGAAGTTGGCATTCATAGATTCCTCAAAAAGTCTCAGTAACTTACTAAAGTAATAAAAGGCCTATGTTAGTAAGTTGCTTATTTCAATGGCAAGGTACTAAATTCAAGAATTTTGTCTTCAATGACAAAATTCTTCCTTGATTGGTAACTAACTCGTAAGTGGACCTAGGCTTGTAAGTTATCAATTTCAATactaagttttgttttgagtgACAAATTTCTACATAAGCAAATAACTTATACATTCCACTTGAAGTTGGTAAATTCCTTACTCCGAGTGATCACTTACTACATCAAAAGTGGCTCTATGTGGATCAGTTATTAATATTGCAGATAAGCCACTATTTTAACTATTTAACTCTTGTTTttggtaataattttttttaaaaaaaaaatgataactgCATTTCAAGCTCCCAAGTAGTTAATGTTATTGGTAAAGTACAGTCAGCATCGCCAATCACACGATTTCACCAACAAACATTTCAAATATACAAACCGTATATTAAAAGTACCAACCACggaacaagaaatattctattTGTCCTCCTCATTCATGAAGGAGGCcaatttcttcatcatcttcacaGCATTATCACAGCTGGGATTGATCAAATGAAACACATGATCCTCCCCCGGTGCTTCCGTCACTTCCACAAATCCACTCCATCCTCTCTCACTCAACACCTCCTTGTAGTGCCAACCCCTTTGTCTGAAGATATCCTTTTCAGCAACACAAATTAGGATCCTATTGAAAGCCAAACCCGACAGCCTAGGGTCCATCGCTGGGTTTATCAGAGGGTGGTCACATGCGGTGGTCGTTGGGTTCGCCGCACACCAGAGTTTCTCCACCACGGACCTCTTCTCAGGTTCGGTGGTCTCCAAAGGTAATGGTTTGTCGCCCCAGAAGTAAGGATGCACCATAATAACTCCCAGAAATTCAATTCCTTTCAGAGTTTGCTCTGCCAATCGGATGCCCATGTTGTGAACTATGTTACCGCCAGCGCTATCTCCAGCCATAAACACCTATGAAGAATTTAGAGAATATTGTGTTAGTGTGTACAATCATTACCAAGCATGATCAAGATGCTGTAATAAGCATTTCACAACAGAAAAATTATGTTATGTAATTATCAAACATTGGTTTTGTGACCGCCAACTGATTTCAATTATTTGAGAAAGCTCAAGCGACCGATCGATCGCTGGATAGAATAGCAAAACATTATTTTATCTAGTTAATGACAAAGTTGAAATCTCCACTGCAGTGGATAGAATAGCACCCATGATGAAATAGATAACCCTTATTTCAGTAAATATATATTCTAAGAACAATTCTTGCAATCAAACTTCAAAgtatgaaattatgaaattatccTTTCAGTATTGAGAACCCCATATTTTTATAATTCGAATGGTACACTATCTTAAGTCTCCTTAACTTTTGGATTGTATTCTACAATTTAAGCTGACCCTTTTGTACATTTTGGAGGCAAATTCAAACaggatttctgttctttcttttttgcttcaACCTCTCTTAATAGACAAAGACACTGGACCTATTTGTAAAAGTGAACAAGAGTCTGTTTAGCACAATTTCCTCAAAAgctattttcatgaaaatcgaTACTGCAATTTTTTATAAGTGCTTGACAAACTTCAAACAACTATAGTACCCTCGAAGCTGTAGCAACATAGTAGAGATGGACATGGGGCAAATTTTTCCCCGAAAATAGTGCCCCGCAGGACATGGGGCGGGCAATAGGCAGGAAGGGGCTAATATGCCCCTTGTACaattatatatgtgtgtgtttcttttattctcttttttgaaaaaatatgaaatgatattaATACAATCCTAAGAACCATCTATTCTCATtacaaattgattttgttgtAGATGCAAGCTTAGAAAGCCCTCTAGGTAAGCAATATGGGgcaattattttccatgtgtCTCATCTTCACAATTGTCCCACAGTGATCAATTTTCAAAGGGTGGAGCTTGATTATCTCTTTAGAACCAACTCATGAGGCTGTTCTGTTATATAAAATCTACCCGTGAGGCCCTTATTTCTTAtaataattatcaaaataagaaaatgtcatATAATCATCTAGCAAGTGGTATTaattctttttgagaaaaaaatagtgATCCTATGATGGCGCCCCACGAAGGAAAACCGCCCCGCAGGGAGCACGCGGTGGTGAAGGCATGGGTTCCCGTCCCTCGCCTTGCTTCGTCGTCATCCCTAGCAATGGCATACAAGAAATTGCCTATCCCATCCTTAAGAGGTTATAACTTTAAAACACATATTACCAAAAGACACCAGATACAACACTTCATAGCACAGTCATAAAGCAACATCGTGATATTACAGCCACAATTATACCAAACAAAAGTCGAATCTATAATTATGAGTTTGACCGTTGTTTCTAATAGTATGTATATGCCAGCAAGtgatcttaaaaaaataaaaattgataaacaaTCAAGATCACCTTCTTGAGATTGGCATGAGAATTCAACCACTCCTCGGGGCCGTTTCCGGTAGAATGAGAGGCCACCCATTTTAGGGTAGTCCACGAATCATCGTAAGCTGCCGGAAGCGGATGCTCTGGTGCCCTTCTATAATTAACGGAGACAGCGATGATGTTAGCCTCCGCAACTAGGGCATTGAGATAGTTGTGGTAAGCCGGTGACCACGCTGTTTCAATTATGAAGCCTCCTCCATGAAAGTATACGAGCACAGGAAGCTTTTGGAAAGAATCGGTCGCAGCTTTCGGGATGTAAAGTCTTGCGGAGACAGCGGAGTCTGATGAAATGGCAACATCTTTTGACTGAACGCTGGTTTTCTCGTCAAGCGATGGAGGGACGGTTTCCGTGCCTACAAATCTCTCCACTCGGCCATCCTTGTAAATCCTTGCGTACGGCGACATATCATAGAGCAGTTCTGTTTCCATGGAGTTTTGAAGCAAAATAGAAGCGAGTTCACTATAAAGgatgagaagaaagagagttGATCCGAAGTTTGTATTGAGTTTTTGCATTAATATGCTGGTTTTTATATGCCATGCGCACTCGCCTCGTCTCGTCGATAGTCCTCGTCAAACTTGGAAAGGAAGAATTTTCATGCGATTGGTGCTTGATAAATGCGTTTCTGAGATGCAGTTTTATTTTATATGGAACGACGACATTGACTGGATTATAAAATTTGGATCACGCACATGTGCATTGAATCTTTGCTTTTTTAGGTTGGCCAATCAAATAAGTGACAAAGTCTACCGGTAGCACTAATAACTCTTTGTCGAGATATGGGATTAATTTATATGGTTATCATCTCGAGAAACCGATTAATGTTTGTCTTTTCTAGACACATACAAAAGATATGGAATCATGGATCATGATGTCTGTATCAACCGATGTCTAGTATAGCATTATATAACAAGATATAGCACAATATAATATGAAGTCATTAATCATGATGAGGTATAGCATAATATAATACAGAAAGTATAGTGAAAAAAACTGTTGATCGGAAGCTTAATTAAAGTTGTGACGTGAGGAATGAGCTGTGGCTTCGAAAGTTAGATTTGACTTAATGTATTGGGAAGTTTGTCAATATGGCTTATGGAGAATTTGCAAATTAAAGAATTACGTGGCTATTGTTAGAGGCGTCAAAATGAGTTCAAAACTTATTCTTTAACTCATCTTTTATGAATCAGGTTATAAATGAATTGGCTAAAATATTAGAAACAAatttaaatgggtttaaaaaaCAAATGCCTAAATATATATGGGTCTAAAAATGGGCTATGAATaaactcattttcattttataacaTATTTGCCCGTTTCTCTTATAACCCTACCGGTGTAATCCCAAAAGACCAAAATCTCCCTCCTCCTTcgcttcctcctcttccttctctctcttcatgcCCAAATACCACCATTAACATCCTCCCAACAAAAATGAACGCTCCCTCTCACTTTACCATGCTCGCACTACTCAATTCTCCCTGTTACTCCACAATCGAAGCCACCTCATTTCCTCCATCGTCCCCATTATTAGGTCACTCCCCCAAGAGCCCTTCTTGGATGCTCGCACCTGACACGGACGGCCTTGACCTCGACCGTTTCGACCTCGATTATTCTATTGCCCTCCAGAGGATCCCCAATGTTGACATCTTCGAGGCCACTCGCCCTTGCAAAGTCAATTGCATCAAGCACCTCCTCGAGATCCGCGTCAAGTCAACGCTCAGGATTGGTGGGATTGAGCTTCACCAACAGCGGTTGCCAAGTCATGTCAAAGACGATCGGAGTTTTGCAGGATGGACTTTTCCTAAGAGAAATGGCAATCTGAGTATTAAAATCGTAAGACAATTTGATCAACTGTTATGAATcgagaaaagagaaagatggAACCTTGAAGAGTGAATGTGCAAATCCAAGATCCCCTGCTCCAGCGAGGCTTCAGGGTTGGAGGAGGAGGCTCGTGGTGGTGCCGTCAGAGGCGCAGTGGCCCATTTTGACGTCAGTGGCCTTTAGTGAGTGAACGAACAAATTCTCCCAAAATCCTCCATAAACCCCCTGCCTATCTCATTGTGGTTGCACGTAGATGCTCTTGTTGTCATATCTTGAATCCAACAAGATTAGGAGAACGACATGGCTGTCATTCCATCCGAAGGACTCAATCTTAAATACAACCAATAAcattttatcaaaatagaaGGATAGCCGTGTCATCCTCTAATCTTGTTGGATTTAGGGTATGACAATTGTTACTCATCCATCGCAAACAATTCGAATGAAGGTCTCGCCCATGAGTTGCTGGAGCATCTTCTCAGCCTCTCCACTTCGCAGCCACGGATGCCGACCTGATTTCAGTTGACGGGAATGGCTTATCCTTGATCGTGGTTACTTCGTTGATGTTCCATCCTCTGGCCACAAATCCGTCCCTGGTGGTGGGGGAGGAGTGGTTGCTGGGGGATTTCACGAGGGCGGTGTTTCCATTGGGTTGAGCTTAGAGcaacttgaatttcttttattttccggtttttatttttggagatATACTGGACTTATTCTATGTGTTTTGAGCGAGTTATGTGGGTAAATTTGGGTTGGATTTGGGTACGGTAGGGTATGGGCTATCTAAATTATCTACTGAATAAAATAGTCAATATGAGTTAAATGAGTGAATTTGGGCTGAACCCAATTATAACCCACTAGACCTACCAATTTGCCACTTCTAGCTGCGGCCAGTGTGACTTGCTCTATAGAAAAGTAGCACCATACTCCATATGCCAGTCAAGTGATATGATCGAAAATTATAATCACACTTTTAAGTCATCCAAACACTCAATGTTTCCTAACTATAATTACATCCGATAACTCAAGATGTTTAGCcctcataattttttatgaaatcttACCAAATAAAATTACCAATATAGTAACGCAAAATCCGTTAGCTTCAAAACTAAACACTCGCAATTTCTCCGCTAGGATCATATCCACGAAGCACGCGACCCATTGAGCGTAACACCAACAAAAAGCAGCGCCCAAAGCACTCGCACGACACACTTTAAACAGCCCAGGAAATGTCGTCCTACatgtcaaaagaaaaacaagctcTTTTTGCGCTTGGCCGACTCCAACTCTAATTAGGAAAGTTAATAACCTTGTTTTGCTTGGCCGACTCCAACTGTGACTCAGTTGTTTTGTTGGAACCTCATATTATCACTTCCACTATCCCATAGTCTCTCATGGGCTTGATCTGgcacaaatattttttaagtcCAAGCTACAGTTAAATTTTTCCATAGCTCTAGATGTTAACTGAATGCTAACTCCACCTGCAGCTTTAGATACTGCATAAGATTTTCAAACACAACTTCCCCTATCACATATAAAGTAAAAAGCATTGTTGCACTTATATTTATCAGGAGATTGAATAAACACTTTATCAAGTTCAACTGTCACAACAACTATCAATTTTATATCCTTTACCTTGCTACAAGAACCGTTTGTTCGATTACTGCACAAATATCTACTACTTTAGGagtttcttttttcaacttcATCTTGAGCTGAACACTTTTCAAAGGCGTATAAGCACTACAGATAACAATCCTTCCCATATGTATTGGAGACTCTCTACTGACAATTagacaaaaattcatttaaatgaCAGTCTAATTAATTCAACCAAAACTATTTGactaagaaataagaaatacaTACGACTGgatatatatgatatattatCTATAGTGTTACGCACACGCATTCACATATCATATTAGATAAAACAGAAAAGTTGCTCCTGACTTTTTTAACTTCACACAAGCAATACTTACATATAGAGATAGAAATAACTAAGGATTAGCCCACCAAAGGTAGTTACCAACACCACAACGTCTACCCTATGTATCCTCATTCATAAAGGAGACcaatttcttcatcaacttcacaGCATCATCACAACCAGGATTCAACAAATGGAAGACATGATCCTCTCCGGGCGTTTCCATCCCTTCCACCACTCCACTACATACACTCTGACTCAACGCCTCCTTGTAATACCGCCCTATATATTTCAACACATTCTTTCCAGCAACACAAACCAAGACCTTGTTCCAATCCAAACCCGAGAGCCTCATGTCCTGCATCGGATTAATTAGCAGGTCACAGCCAGTGGTCGTTGGGTTTGCCGCCTGCCAAAACATTTCATAGAAGGActtgttggaagtttgtttgtaaaaacaaaCTAAGTGCATGTTTCCTtatcccacataggaaaagtgggaggaagtgaACTAATTAATAAGTGTGGGCTTTCTTTAATATACCTAAGGAAATGATT
This Eucalyptus grandis isolate ANBG69807.140 chromosome 7, ASM1654582v1, whole genome shotgun sequence DNA region includes the following protein-coding sequences:
- the LOC104453211 gene encoding probable carboxylesterase 12, which gives rise to MQKLNTNFGSTLFLLILYSELASILLQNSMETELLYDMSPYARIYKDGRVERFVGTETVPPSLDEKTSVQSKDVAISSDSAVSARLYIPKAATDSFQKLPVLVYFHGGGFIIETAWSPAYHNYLNALVAEANIIAVSVNYRRAPEHPLPAAYDDSWTTLKWVASHSTGNGPEEWLNSHANLKKVFMAGDSAGGNIVHNMGIRLAEQTLKGIEFLGVIMVHPYFWGDKPLPLETTEPEKRSVVEKLWCAANPTTTACDHPLINPAMDPRLSGLAFNRILICVAEKDIFRQRGWHYKEVLSERGWSGFVEVTEAPGEDHVFHLINPSCDNAVKMMKKLASFMNEEDK